The following proteins are encoded in a genomic region of Enterocloster clostridioformis:
- a CDS encoding ABC transporter permease: MNYFNKRVAIMPTIVLLSRFMATASDGATHTLLNFSANVIWNNLVLIYPATIVLIAGYMIDRERTDHTLKNILTIPISFRKMLIGKLVVISRIFSGWYGTDAFSDGWYQSDFLHTSGLTLIGYQDGSSAPTGNVLLSIVSILFPHTSYS; encoded by the coding sequence ATGAATTATTTTAATAAGCGCGTAGCGATAATGCCTACCATCGTGCTTCTTTCCCGATTTATGGCAACAGCTTCAGATGGGGCAACCCATACGCTTCTTAATTTTTCTGCAAACGTCATCTGGAACAATCTGGTTTTAATCTATCCTGCAACAATCGTTCTGATTGCTGGATATATGATTGATCGGGAACGGACGGACCACACTCTGAAAAACATTCTGACAATCCCTATTTCCTTTCGGAAGATGCTGATAGGAAAGTTGGTTGTCATTTCCCGGATTTTCTCTGGGTGGTATGGTACAGATGCTTTTTCAGATGGCTGGTATCAATCTGATTTCTTACATACATCGGGACTTACCTTAATCGGTTATCAGGATGGAAGCAGTGCCCCCACTGGAAACGTCTTGTTAAGTATAGTGTCCATCCTGTTTCCGCATACATCGTATAGTTGA
- a CDS encoding DUF6506 family protein — MKVNAAFIFVAPEVDYKKHRTVINTPTVNLTVVGVKNYSEAETVARELSEHGVKAIELCAGFGNEGIARISKAVKGMANVGAVKFDLHPGFDFKSGDELF; from the coding sequence ATGAAAGTAAACGCAGCATTTATTTTTGTCGCACCAGAAGTAGACTACAAGAAACATAGAACAGTTATAAATACGCCAACAGTCAACTTGACAGTTGTTGGGGTTAAAAACTATTCTGAAGCCGAAACTGTTGCGCGGGAACTATCAGAACATGGAGTAAAAGCAATAGAACTATGTGCAGGGTTTGGAAATGAAGGTATTGCGCGTATTAGTAAAGCTGTAAAAGGAATGGCAAACGTTGGTGCAGTAAAATTTGACCTTCACCCTGGATTTGATTTTAAAAGTGGAGATGAATTATTTTAA
- a CDS encoding MurR/RpiR family transcriptional regulator, with protein sequence MFSYEEIQKFNETEILIYKFIISNIEKIPYMTIRELASDIHISTSTLLRFCNKNGFEGYSEFKKAINDEIHLLKTQPPLEDLQELNLFFQRTNSSAFERKLSSAIEIIKNSDYLIFIGNGSSGTLAKYGARLFSNMGKFSVGLEDTFYPIETYSYKNAVIIALSESGETKGVVDMVRQFQQKKCMVLCITNAPNSTLAQISDWSFSYNIKEQRVNGDYNATTQVPTLFILECLARRI encoded by the coding sequence ATGTTCTCGTATGAAGAAATTCAAAAATTTAACGAAACAGAAATTTTGATTTATAAATTTATCATTTCTAATATCGAAAAAATTCCGTATATGACAATTCGAGAATTAGCAAGTGATATACACATTTCAACTTCAACATTATTGCGTTTTTGTAATAAAAATGGTTTTGAAGGATATTCCGAATTTAAGAAAGCTATAAATGATGAAATACATCTCCTTAAAACACAACCGCCTTTAGAAGATTTGCAGGAGCTTAATCTTTTCTTCCAAAGGACAAATTCAAGTGCATTTGAGAGGAAACTTTCGTCGGCTATAGAAATAATAAAAAATTCTGATTATCTGATTTTTATTGGAAACGGCTCATCAGGCACTTTGGCAAAATACGGGGCGCGGCTTTTTTCCAATATGGGGAAGTTTTCTGTTGGATTGGAAGATACCTTTTATCCAATTGAAACATATTCTTATAAAAATGCAGTGATTATTGCATTATCAGAAAGCGGGGAAACCAAAGGTGTAGTTGATATGGTTCGGCAATTTCAGCAAAAAAAATGTATGGTTTTATGTATTACCAATGCACCAAACAGCACTTTAGCCCAAATATCTGATTGGAGTTTTTCATATAATATAAAGGAACAACGTGTGAATGGAGATTATAATGCAACCACACAGGTTCCAACCCTATTTATTTTAGAATGTCTTGCGAGAAGAATATAA
- a CDS encoding IS110 family transposase: MLSIKHFVCCGMDVHKKFVVATIALTDYRGVTSYVKKRFATFNSDLNSLKKWLLSFNCTEICLESTGKYWIPIFNILEDSCHVVVANPKYVRAIKGQKTDDKDSAWIADLFKFDIVPSSYIPCKEIRMLRELFRYRQKLIGHRSSEKNRLQNALTVSNIALASVLSDTFGKSATAIVDYILTCEVFDPEYCKSLLLKKAKDKANDVVTSIIGYELRRDQSVKIKVCRKHFDEINECVSTLEETISDLAKPYHKFIELATTIPGITEQSATFIIAEIGVDMAVFKSSKRLCSWAGLAPENNESAGKKKSVHVSRAGVYLKPLLVQCANAAIKSKNPYFRYKYDRIKKRRGHKRAIIAIARMVLTCIYHMFQKQEVFNPADTDYSAIPEEMYRKFQEQYDRNAIKRLEKRGYMITPPAMA; encoded by the coding sequence ATGTTATCTATCAAACACTTTGTCTGCTGTGGCATGGACGTTCACAAGAAATTTGTTGTCGCTACCATTGCTCTGACAGACTACAGGGGCGTTACTTCTTATGTTAAAAAGCGGTTCGCCACCTTCAATTCCGATCTTAATTCTTTGAAAAAATGGCTTCTTTCTTTCAATTGCACTGAGATCTGCCTCGAATCCACTGGTAAATACTGGATTCCAATTTTTAATATCCTGGAGGATTCCTGTCACGTTGTCGTTGCTAACCCCAAGTATGTCAGGGCTATCAAAGGACAGAAAACCGATGACAAAGACTCCGCCTGGATTGCGGATCTGTTTAAATTTGATATTGTTCCTTCCAGTTATATCCCCTGTAAGGAAATTCGCATGCTTCGGGAATTGTTCCGATACCGGCAGAAACTGATTGGCCACCGCAGCAGTGAGAAAAACCGGTTACAGAATGCTCTTACGGTTTCCAACATTGCCCTTGCATCCGTCCTCTCAGATACCTTTGGAAAATCAGCGACCGCCATCGTTGACTATATCCTGACCTGTGAGGTATTTGACCCCGAATACTGTAAATCCCTGCTTCTTAAAAAAGCAAAGGACAAGGCAAATGATGTTGTAACCTCCATAATCGGTTATGAACTGCGCCGTGACCAATCCGTTAAGATTAAGGTCTGCAGAAAGCATTTCGATGAAATCAATGAGTGCGTCTCCACTCTCGAAGAAACGATTTCCGACCTGGCTAAACCTTACCATAAATTTATCGAATTGGCTACTACAATTCCTGGAATTACAGAGCAGTCTGCCACCTTTATCATTGCTGAAATCGGGGTGGATATGGCGGTATTCAAATCCTCAAAACGTTTGTGCTCCTGGGCTGGGCTGGCTCCTGAAAATAACGAAAGTGCCGGTAAAAAGAAGAGCGTCCATGTTTCAAGAGCCGGGGTGTACTTAAAGCCTCTGCTGGTTCAGTGTGCAAATGCTGCCATCAAGAGTAAAAACCCTTACTTCAGATACAAATATGACCGTATAAAAAAACGTCGTGGTCATAAACGGGCAATCATTGCCATTGCACGCATGGTGTTGACTTGCATTTACCACATGTTCCAAAAGCAGGAGGTATTTAATCCTGCCGATACGGATTATTCCGCTATTCCTGAAGAAATGTACCGGAAATTTCAGGAACAGTATGACAGAAATGCCATCAAACGTTTAGAGAAACGAGGCTATATGATTACTCCTCCTGCTATGGCCTGA